One window of the Entelurus aequoreus isolate RoL-2023_Sb linkage group LG18, RoL_Eaeq_v1.1, whole genome shotgun sequence genome contains the following:
- the tacr3l gene encoding tachykinin receptor 3-like: MCCRRCDKVIVAARQTTSPPVMASDPNGSIASRSPANQFVQPAWRVALWALAYCAVLGVALLGNAVVIWIIVAHRRMRTVTNYFLLNLALCDVSTAAFNTLVNLIYAAHGDWYFGEVYCRFHNFFPVAAVFASIYTMTAVAIDRYMAIIHPLKPHLSAKATLAVIVLIWSLAVVLAFPLCYFSTTRVLPRRTLCYVAWPRMADDAFMYHIVVTVLVYVVPLVVMGITYSIIGVTLWGGEIPGDTSDNYHGQLGAKRKIVKMMVVVVVTFALCWLPYHVYFLVTGLNKRLSRWKSIQQVYLAVLWLAMSSTMYNPVIYCCLNGRFRAGFKRVFRWCPFVRVSSYDELELQNRRLRPGRQSSRCTTLSRVDSSILSKDKSVCSRGNRSKCKPEPENKHN, from the exons ATGTGTTGCCGCAGAtgtgataaagtgattgttgCAGCACGACAGACAACATCCCCTCCAGTCATGGCCTCGGACCCGAACGGCTCCATTGCCAGCCGCAGCCCGGCCAACCAGTTCGTTCAGCCGGCGTGGCGAGTGGCGCTGTGGGCCCTGGCTTACTGCGCCGTTCTCGGCGTGGCGCTGCTGGGCAACGCGGTGGTCATCTGGATCATCGTGGCGCACAGGCGGATGAGGACCGTCACCAACTATTTCTTGCTCAACTTGGCGCTGTGTGACGTGTCCACGGCCGCCTTCAACACGCTCGTCAACCTGATCTACGCGGCCCACGGGGATTGGTACTTCGGGGAAGTTTACTGCAGGTTCCACAACTTCTTCCCGGTCGCCGCGGTGTTCGCCAGCATTTACACCATGACCGCCGTCGCCATTGACAG GTACATGGCCATCATCCATCCTCTGAAGCCTCACCTGTCAGCCAAAGCCACTCTCGCTGTGATTGTGCTCATCTGGAGTCTGGCCGTGGTCCTGGCCTTCCCGCTTTGCTACTTCTCCACAACCCGAGTCCTGCCCCGCAGGACCCTGTGCTACGTGGCATGGCCCCGCATGGCAGACGACGCCTTCAT GTATCACATCGTGGTGACTGTTCTGGTCTACGTGGTGCCTTTAGTGGTGATGGGCATCACCTACTCCATTATTGGGGTGACCCTGTGGGGCGGGGAGATTCCTGGAGACACATCTGATAATTATCATGGACAGCTGGGGGCTAAAAGGAAG ATTGTGaagatgatggtggtggtggtggtgaccTTCGCCCTCTGCTGGCTGCCCTATCACGTCTACTTCCTGGTGACAGGCCTCAACAAGCGCCTGAGCAGGTGGAAGTCCATCCAGCAGGTGTACCTGGCAGTGCTGTGGTTGGCCATGAGCTCCACCATGTACAACCCCGTCATCTACTGCTGCCTCAACGGCAG GTTCCGGGCCGGCTTCAAACGAGTGTTCCGCTGGTGTCCGTTTGTCCGGGTGTCGAGCTACGACGAGCTGGAGCTCCAGAACCGGAGGCTGCGCCCGGGTCGCCAGAGCAGCAGGTGCACAACACTCTCCCGGGTCGACAGCAGCATCCTCAGTAAGGACAAGAGCGTCTGCTCTCGTGGAAATAGGTCAAAGTGTAAACCGGAGCCCGAAAATAAACATAATTAA
- the LOC133634086 gene encoding GPI-linked NAD(P)(+)--arginine ADP-ribosyltransferase 1-like — protein MWDKKQASLALVTMVVVCGAASAARQLNIAPDAVDDLYQGCRDEVMERLIHSEVLGKELSGNPGLKAAWSDKCSTLLPGGVKEHTAALLAYANGNAFKKAFNDEVETTGANASTYERNFHFKSLHFLLMDAMRLAKPATCRNVYRVSSGDYAAEMGAPVRFGRFTTAHTDLSVKEDVDDGVYFNITTCFFVSLEGFCGLQEDTAILSPAEEFTVVDVKQVDDHQEIVLKHSKMEALHNCYGFSRGTTAPVGKGAAAGVGAPRGLVLALVTLLLFSLNC, from the exons ATGTGGGACAAGAAGCAAGCGTCCCTCGCACTTGTGACCATGGTGGTGGTCTGTGGCGCG GCGAGTGCAGCAAGACAACTAAACATAGCCCCGGATGCTGTGGACGACCTCTACCAAGGGTGCAGGGACGAGGTCATGGAGCGCCTGATCCACTCGGAGGTGCTGGGAAAAGAGCTGAGCGGCAACCCGGGCCTCAAGGCAGCGTGGAGCGACAAATGCTCCACGCTCCTCCCGGGCGGTGTGAAGGAACATACCGCCGCTCTCCTGGCCTACGCCAACGGGAACGCCTTCAAGAAGGCCTTCAACGACGAAGTGGAGACCACGGGAGCCAACGCCAGCACCTACGAGCGCAATTTCCACTTCAAGTCCCTGCACTTCCTGCTCATGGACGCCATGAGGCTGGCGAAGCCGGCGACGTGCAGGAATGTTTACCGCGTGTCCAGCGGCGACTACGCGGCGGAGATGGGCGCCCCAGTGAGGTTCGGTAGATTCACCACGGCGCACACGGACCTGTCGGTGAAGGAGGACGTGGACGACGGGGTCTACTTCAACATCACCACCTGCTTCTTCGTCAGCCTGGAGGGCTTCTGCGGCCTGCAGGAGGACACCGCCATCTTGTCCCCCGCGGAGGAGTTCACGGTGGTGGACGTCAAACAAGTCGACGACCACCAGGAGATCGTTCTGAAGCATTCCAAAATGGAGGCTTTGCACAACTGCTACGGTTTCTCACG GGGGACGACGGCCCCGGTTGGCAAGGGGGCCGCAGCCGGCGTCGGCGCCCCCCGGGGGCTGGTGTTGGCCCTTGTGACCTTGCTGCTTTTTTCTTTAAACTGCTGA